GTGTAGACCCTTTCTTCGATGTAATAGTATGCATCACACCCAACCACAGTCCGCTTCTCTGCCCCGAGGCCGTTCACGTAGTAGTCTTCCCAATCATCGTCATACAGCGGGTCAGATAACTTCACTGCAACAAAGATACCGGTCCAACGGTTTCGAGCCAGGTCGCCACCCTTATTGAAGGTGTACAACCCGTAGTTTCCTCCATTTTCAAGATAATCAGATGTATTGTACTGAACAAATGAGTCGTCGATCTGAAATGTGAAATCGTAGGTTTCATCAGTAATAACCGCAGCACCAACAACACTCGGCGCGAACAATATGAGTAAGCTGAGAATGACTATTTGACGTAGCATACCTATACACTATTCTGAACAACCCACCTCCGCAGTATTACCAGCCGCATCGGTCGCACTGATCGTAGTCGCCGAGCAGCAACCTCCACTCCAAGAGCTACCATCAGAGCAAACAACGCGATAAGTGGTCGAGCGAGTAAAGCTTTGGTTTTTGCTAACATACGTACTATGTAAAAAAGCACTAGTAATACGATCGGTGTCCTATTTGTTTAGTGTACCAAAAAAACTATGCCTCCCTTTATAGAACAGTGGACATACCACTTCGATTTTTGATCCTACAGCTTTTTCACGATCTCGATCAGATCGGTCACCGACTCCGGATTCATGAGGGTGGAAACATCGCCGAGCGCATCGTATTCTTTATTTGCGATCTTTCGTACAATTCGCCGCATGATCTTTCCTGATCGGGTCTTTGGTAATGCTGCGACAGCCACGATCTGATCCGGTCGTGCAAATGAACCAACCTGCTTTTTTACCAAGTCACCGAGCTCGACATATGTCTCCTCAGTGATCGTCGCAGAAGCCGTCGGACAGACAAAGACGCACATTGAGCACCCTTTAACTGGGTGAGGTATAGTGACTGCCGCCGCTTCGACAATATCCGGATGTAACACTAGAGCGCTCTCAACCTCTGCAGTACCGATCAGTCGACCAGAGATATTCATAACATCATCGATCCTACCAGAGATCCACAGATGTCCATCAGCATCTCTACGCACACCATCTCCTGGTAAGTAATACCCTGGATACTGGCTGAAATACACCTCTAGATACCGCTCGTGATCGTTAAACAAATCTCTCATCTGCCCCGGCCACGAACCCTTAAGAAGCAGTATCCCTTCACACTCTCCTGTGAGCTCGTTTCCATCAGCATCCACGATCACAGGTTGAATACCAAAGAATGGTTGCATAGCTGCCCCCGGCTTTGGATCCACCGTTCCAGGAATAGGTGTCAGCGCGTGGCCACCCGTCTCGGTCTGCCACCAGGTATCGACAATGTAGCACTGTCCGCGACCAACCACATCGTGATACCAATGCCACGCTTCGGGGTTGATCGGCTCACCTACCGTACCCAAGATCTGAAGGCTCTGCCGCGACGTCTTGGTCACAAACTCATCTCCTTGCCCCATCAACATCCTGATCGCAGTCGGCGTACTGTAAAATGTCGTGACTGAATATTTGTCGATCACCTCCCAGTAACGAGATGCGTCGGGATAGGTCGGCACGCCCTCAAACAATACTGAGGTAGCACCATTACAGAGGGGACCGTATACCATATAGGTATGCCCTGTGATCCAGCCGACATCGGCAGCACACCAGTACACATCGTCTGGCTGATAATCAAAGGTGTAGCGGTGTGTCATCGCTGCATACAGTAAGTACCCTCCCGTTGTATGCAAGACCCCCTTTGGCTTACCAGTTGAACCAGACGTATACAAGATAAACAACGGATCTTCAGCCTCCATACTCTCTGGCTCGCACACCACATCTTGCTTCATAATTTCTGCACGATAATCGACACTTGTATCTCCAAGCACCAACGGTTCAGACCCGATCTGCACCACCACAGTGGTATGTACCGTGGGACAATCTGGCAAAATGGCATCGACATTGGCTTGTAGTGGATTTTGCTTTGGACCACGCTTCACATAATCGGCAGTGATCACTGCTACACAAGCCGCATCATGAATCCGAGACTGTAGCGCTTCGGCTGAAAAACCACCAAACACCACCGTATGCACCGCTCCAATGCGTGCACACGCCAGCATGGCGTACACCGCCTCTGGTATCATCGGCATGTAAATACACACCCGATCACCCTTCGTAACACCACGAGATTTCAATAGATTAGCGAAACGAGACACCTCTTCTAATAGCTGTTGATACGTGATATCGATCCGCTGCCCTTCGTTACCTTCCCAGTAGTACGCTACTCGCGCACCCATACCAGCCTCGACATGTCGGTCTATACAGTTGTAGCTCACATTTAAAGTACCACCATCAAACCAACGCACCCTGCCCTGCTCGACATCATGCGTAAAGACAGTGTCCCACTTCGTATCCCACACCAACAACTCCTCAGCCTGCTCAGACCAAAACCCCTCTGGATCAGTGATCGATCGCTGATACATTTCTTGATACTTCTCTTGGTCTAGTCGTGTGGTTCGCTGTGCAAAATTCATATTGTCTTAGGATAGCATATAGCACTTAGTCTTCTTTTTGAGCAACGGCAAACGTGTCCATCATCCACGCATCAAACGTATCAGCGAGACGCGCCGCCATCTCCTTACTAATGTGATCATCATCCATGATCACCAACAAGTCTTCCTCCGAGACATACTTCCGACATACCGACCCTGGACAAATATATTCATACGGGTCAAAAATAGACACATTGGCATACTCACGAGCTACCTCCGCATACAGATCTCGTATAAATGCAGCGCGTGCAAGATCGTCAGTTTTAGATAATTCGCAATGACGACCAAGTAGTGCGCACGACTGGGGTCCAGAAGCGAACACTGGCGTTGGCGCGATGAAGATCAGTTCGACCGCTGGATCGAACCGCTCAATATACTCTCGTACACTTTTCTCAAGCACCTGAGCATATTGAGGCTGCTGATCAATATGTAGAGAAGTAACGTAGTACACCGTTTCAAAGGATTCACTCACTCTGTTCACTTCGCTCGCACGAGCTTGTATCACGTCGCTACCCGCCACAAACTCAGACGTCAACGGCACTCTCGGAAAGCCGTCAAAATAAAACGCATCCACTACCCGAGACTCTTCAAACATCGGAATAAAGTGCGTCGCGTGGCTATCTCCGGTTAGATACAGCAAGGTGGAATCGCCTTGCTGACCAGCAACAAAACATTCTTCTCGTAAGCCATACCTATTAAGATCACTTGTAGTATCTCCATACCCACACACTGTCACGGATCTACCAAAAAAAGTCTGTGCTGGCTGAACTCGATCACCGAGCGAGAGTGTTCGTTCAATATAATTAATACTTTTGCTCGTATGAGAAAAATCATTGAGGGCTGTGTTGACCTGCAACCTGATCATATCGACCTGTGTCAGACTGAACACAACAATGGTGGCCGCGGTTACCATAATGAGCTTCCACCGACTAACTAGCGCAGATAAGAATTTCTCCAACCCACTTGAATAGCGGAGTGGCGTTTCTACCAGATGATACGAAAGCACCGCTGCTGCAACAGTTGCGACTGTCGCTACCAAAACAAAGGCTACAGCATCCAGATACAGTCCTGCAAAATAGATCACCGGTAGGTGCCAGAGATACAATGAATACGATATTTTTCCGACGTACAAAACGACGCGATTACCTAGCACCCTCTGATTCAGGAAAGCCGTCCCGCCAGCCAAGATGATAAAGACCACAGACAACACCGCGAAAAATATCTCCAGCTGCAAGCCAAATCTCGCCTCAGGGAAAAACTGCAGAATACCAATGATCGTCAATCCTGCAGCAGCAAAGTAGTTTGGTATAGCATACTGCTCCAGTTTCTCCCGCAAGAAAAACAAAGCACAACCAACGCCCAACTCCCAAAAACGCGCAACTGGTGAATAGAACGCACCGATCAATTCATCGGCGTAATAGGTAGAGATCAGAAAAAACACACACGCCACCCCAGCAATAATAAAACCCGCAGTATGTATCGCCAGCTTCCGCTGGCGGACCCACCAGAGGATCCCAATGAGCAGAAGCGGGTACAGCACATAAAACTGCTCTTCCACACCTAGTGACCATGTATGCAGCAGCGGATTGATCAGATCCTGATGAAAGTATTCGTCACCACGGAATAAAAAGTATACATTCGAAAGCGCGAAGACTGAGCTGACTGCGCTTTTCACAAATAAATTTGTATCCCAAAGGAAGCCGAAAAACAGATACAGTACGGTAGTACCAAGCAGCATGCAAAGCAGCGCTGGATACAAACGCTTAAATCGCCGTACATAAAATTTCTTCAGATCGACCCTGCCGTTTTCTAGATACCCTTTGTAGAGCGACTGGGTAATAACATACCCCGATATGACGAAGAAAATATCAACACCCAGGTACCCACCCTGAAAGTGGTCCGGATACATATGAAAAAGGATCACCGCGATCACCGCGATCGCTCGCAATCCATCGATGTAAGGAATGTATTTCAAACTTGCTGCACGCATACCCGATCCGTCATTCTGTCATTAATTAAAAGGTATTATACAGATGTCTCTGCCTCTCCAATACCTAAAATTCGCCCTGGCAACAAAAAGGAGAAATGGCAAATTACAGATACTGCATCAGACTGTTGCACTTTAAGACTGACGCCACCAGGATTTCATACACAAATAACTTTATAGGCTCAAATCCATCAAACAGAAAGTCCAAGCATTTCATGCTTGGACTTTCTGTTATAAAGCTCTCCTTGTGGGATGATGTTCGAACTTTTTGTACAAATGAGAAGACCCCGCGTACGTGACGCGGGGTCTTGGGTGTCCGATTAACATCAATCGAGATCGAAGTCCCAGAAGTGGATATTGACCAATGCACCGTTCTTGGCAACGAGACCGCCAAGTGCTTTGACCAACGCCTGAGCCTCAAGCGAGGTCTTGTTGTTGGGGTCAACATCTGACCAGCTGAGCATGTAGTCGTACACACCCAACTCGGACAAAGACTGTCGCAAGGACTCTTCAGAATTTGCTTGCCCGACGAGATACCGCAGACTGGCTTCACGTTCAGTCTCGTCCATCTCGTACCAACCTTTCGTCTCCAGAAGATGTGGGACAACCGCATCAACGACCTGGTCAATCATTTCGTAGTGTTCGATTGCACCGTTAACAGCGGGACTATTGAGAACGTCTACCATTGTTTGTTTCCTCCACAGAAAACTAGTCAGTTCATTTCGGAAATACCCTACACAAAACAATACGCTATAAATAGCGTATTGTCAATAGTGCTCCGCCGGTAGGATTCGAACCTACGACCAATCGGTTACATCTTGTCCGAAAATTTCTTAACGGGATGGACTATATCATCATCCTGATCTGATAACCGTGGGATGTGAGGGGCTTCGAGCAACTTCCTGCCCTACTTCCTTTCGGAATAGTCTCTGAACCTTCCTTGGATTACTCCTTGGCTTGGCTGCTGATTGCCCGCGCACGCGCTAGGGGTTCCAGCAATTCACCTCATGTTTCCGTACCTCATTACTGAGGAAGGCTGCTATTTAGAACATTTGTTCAATGTTACAGCCGACTGCTCTACCACTGAGCTACGGCGGAATATGTAATTGTTACTTGTACAAACAAGTATGGCTATTTTACAGATTTTCAACCAATATACAACCTCCTCACCAACATGGTATACTACATGTTGTATGCCAAAGAAGGATACTCGAACATATGCAGATCGAGCAGAATATCTCAAGAGAGCCGTCGCTGAACGAAGACGTCTTCTGCGTCAAAGAGCGGTTGAGTATGGAGGCGGAAAATGCCAGATCTGTGGATACAAGAAATGCATCAACGCCCTCTCCTTCCACCACAAGGACCCTTCGCAGAAAGATTTTGGATTGTCAGCACGTGGTACGACAAGATCATGGGAAAAAATGAAAACTGAAATTGATAAATGCATTCTTGTATGTGCAAACTGTCACGCAGAAATACACGCCGGAATAACAAAACTACGAAATTAACTGACCAAAATCTCATTGCTCTAAAAGTTGCTTTTTAAAAAAATTATTGTACTATTTCACCCAGCTTGAACCTGTTACTTACACACCACAGAGGAGTGTGCACATGTCGACAAACGACATCGACCAAAAAGATCCGCTCTGTCCCGAGCGCCGGTACGCAGCTGGCTATGCTGAAGAAGAGGGCCGGCAAGCCGCTGGCCTGAAGTGGATGATCATCAAGTATGGACTCATCGTGCTGGTGATCAGTGGCGCTGGCTGGACCGCATGGTCATATGTTGGCAACGCAACAGCCGGTGCTATGGAAAAAGTCACCCCTTGTTTCATGTCGGAGACCAAGCGCTGCGGCGCGTGGGCGCATCCTTCCGAATGGAATATTCCCTTCTTCGGTGATGATGCAGAGGAGGAAACGCAAGTCGCTGCTCCTGAGCCGGAAAATGACGATCCGTCATGGTTCGCCAGAAAGAAAGCGGGAATCGCAGAATGGTGGAACAAGTCGGATGATAAGCCAGAAACGGCATCGATCGAAAGCACTACCGCTGAGACCATAGACGTCGCACCGCCGGCAGATACCAGCCTGAAGACAGCAGACAAACCACCGGTCGTCGTCGCTGAAGCAGCGGCATCCGAGCCTCCGAAGGCAAGTCAGGCGACAGAAGCCACGACCACCGAGGTCGAAGTCGCCTCGACCAACGCCGACTGCAAGTGGTGGAAATTCTGTTTCGGTGAGTAGCACCGTACACAAACGTCGTTCGCAAATGCGGACGGCGTTTTTTTGAGGTATGATGCGACTCATGCCAGAACTACCAGAAGTGGAAACCGTACGACTGCAATTACTGCGAAAAGTGGTCGGGAAAACGATCGATTCGGTCGAGGTATTTCACAATAAGACGGTCAGTCATGATGTAGAGATCGAAGATCGATTGCGTGGAAAAACGATCGAACACATCGACCGGGTTGGCAAACTCATGATCTTCTCTTTTGTGAGCGAAGAAGATCTATTTCTTTTGGCGCACCTCAAGATGACTGGGCAGTTTTTTTATGTCGGGAAAGATGCGGCGGTGACGGGCGGCGGTCATTCCATGACCGCCGCCGATATGAACCTACCAATGAAGCACACTCGTGTTGCATTTCATTTCACCGATCACACCACTCTCTACTTCAATGACATGCGTCTCTTTGGGTATACAAAAGTAGTCGACCGGGCGGAAATGGAACGAGCAAGAAACGGGTTTGGGCCGGAGCCGATCAGCGACGATTTTGATTGTGCATGGTTCGCTGATCGGCTCCGGAGAAGAAAGACTTCAGTCAAAGCCGCGCTCCTTGATCAATCATTCATCGCAGGCCTCGGGAATATTTATGTCGACGAAGCACTGTGGCGTGCGCAAGTACGACCGACCAGGCGAGCTGATAAGGTGACCAAGAAGGCTGCGGTCGCTCTCTGCCGCGCTGCCGGAGACGTGATGAAAGAATCGATCGCCGTCGGCGGCACTACCTTCCAACACTTCAAAGACACTGGTGGCGAAAACGGCAATTTCACCGACTATCTCAAGGTTTTTGGTCAGCACGGCACCAAGTGCCCCCGCTGTGGAACCCTCATCAAAAAGATCCGCTGCGCCGGCCGCGGGACACACTATTGTCCAGGGTGTCAGAAGTAATTAATCGACTTTCACACTGGCACGACCCCAGGCCACTCTTCCCCACGCTCGTTCGTGGCCGTAATAGAACAGGAGTTTCAGCACCACATCGAGCACAATAAATGACGCGGCTAGCTCGTGACTACCAGTGAGGAAGTACGTGATTCCTGCCCCGGTACCGGTAGCGATAAACCGCCAGGTGATACCCTTAACAAAACTTCGTATTCGTGAATCTTTCATGACTTTAGTATACTGCGGAGATGGAAGTAAAAATCGAACCATCGTGGAAAGCTGCCCTGAAGGAGGAATTTGAAAAGCCTTATTTTGCCGATCTCTCACAGAAGGTGAAAGAAGCGTATCTTTCGAAGGCCATCTATCCTGCTCCGAAAAATGTCTTCAATGCGTTTACACTCTGTCCGTTTGATCAGGTGAAGGTGGTGATCCTTGGACAAGACCCATACCACGGACCCGGCCAAGCTCACGGGCTTTCCTTCTCCGTGCAAGATGATGTAAAGATCCCACCCTCACTCCAAAATATCTATAAAGAGATCAAAGCCGATATTGGTACTAGTGTACCAGAAAGTGGAAATCTTGAGCGCTGGGCCAAGCAAGGAGTCCTACTTCTCAACGCCACGCTAACGGTAGAACAAAGCAAGCCCGGCTCACACCAAGGACTCGGCTGGGAGCAGTTTACCGACTCGGTGATCAAAACTATCTCAGACCAAAAAGAGCATGTGGTCTTTCTACTCTGGGGCAACTTCGCGCGCTCAAAGGCAGCCCTCATTGATACTACAAAACACCTTGTGCTCGAAGCCCCTCACCCCTCCCCTTTCTCGGCTCACTCTGGCTTCTTTGGCTGCAAACATTTCAGCAAGACCAATGAGTACCTAGAAAAACAAAAACTATCTCCAATCGACTGGTAATAGAAAAGGCGTCCGAAGACGCCTTTGTTGTGCTCCCGAAGGAGCGTGAGAAGATCAGTAGTAGTCCAGCTTGCTGCCGAAACGTTCGATCTCGGAGACGCGGAAGTTTTTGGTCTTTCCGCCATCCGCATCGACAACGACCACAAGGGTCGTTCCTTCGAACGCCGCACCAGCATCGAGTGCGATGGACTGACCATTGGTCAGAACCACGTACTTGCCGGGCATACCGTCATGAAGACCGAGCTCGCGCTTCAGTCGCCGCGCACGAAACAGTGCCTGACTCCAGCCAAGCAAGCGCTCGTGGAGCGGCTTCTGCAGCACAGCGTGGTTGCGAAGAACTTCGCCCATAAGTCACCTCCTCAGCTACTGCTGAATTGCATTGAACATAGATCACCTACCTACAGTTTGCCAGTATTTTCCAGGCTGTCAAGCCGGGCACACAAACTCCTCGAACGGAATGAACCACACCTCGCCCTTTGACTCATCCGCACCCTTGCGCGATCCCCAGACACTAATGCGACCGGGTGTGAACAACGCTTGAAAGCGAATGAATTGCCACCAAGTGACCAGGACCACGAACATCGGCAACACCATGAGACGACGCGGATGTCGTACCAGGTGCCACAGTTGCCGTGAACCAAAGGTCAGCATGGTCCCAAGGAACGAAAAGACGATCAGGAAGAACAGTGGCATAAGCGGCTCTCGCTCACTGAAGAACAAAAGCCAAAACCACCGTCCGACCAAGAACACCGTGATCAGTGTCAGCAAGAGATCCGTGTAGTACTGATACATCACGAACCACTGCTTCCGGAACCACGAATACTTGGTCGAGATGAAGGTCAGCCACTGACTCGAGGTTGCCCAACGGCGGAAGATGCGATTGATCTGCCGAAGCCGCTTTGGCATTGAGGTCACCACAGTCGCCCGAGGGTTCATGACTGTGTGATAGCCCAACTGTTCCACTCGAAGCGTCATCTCGCGGTCATCGCCAGCATGTAGCTGCACACGACGCATACCAACAAACGGGAATGTACTTTTCAGAAACGGTACATTCCAATAGTGCTCGACGAGTTGATCCATCCAACCAACGATGATCTCGGACCGGATCATATACAACCGACCAGGCAGACAGCCAACCTGTCCAAACAACGTGCCAGCCGCCATCGACGAGCCGATACGCGAATCCTCCAGCCAGTCGAGCACCTGCAGCAATGGCGTATCCGGATTACGAATACGCTGGGCCGTGGTCACTCCACCGATCTTCGGATCTGCAAACGGCCTGAGCAGTTCACCGACAATATCATCGTTTGGTGTCGTGGGGACCGTGTCAGAATCGTGGAAAGCTGAAAATTCATACAGCAACCCTCGATCCTTCGCCCACTCCACCGCTGCTTCGAGCACCTTACCCTTTGCTTCTGGGTCCTTAGCCCACCGAACGCCGTTTCGCAGATTTTTCCGCTTACTCCGCGCATTGGTCATAAAGACGTGCGCATCATACTGCTTTGCGATCTTCGCGAGCTCGATCCCCTCCTCAGGATAAATATCTGCCGCATCAATGATGCAGACGATCGCATATTTGTCGGTCCACTTCTCGTACGAAGCGCACATCAGCCTAAGCGACTCATGCATCACTGCATGATCCTCGAGATAGACCGGCATGAAGTGAGTCACACCACCAGCCGACTTTTGCATGGGGTACTGCATGAACAGTTCCCCACGCGCCAACTTTCGATGTGCCCACCAGCCGAGTATCTGCCGCGGTATCACGATCAGTGATACGAGCAAAAACATTGAGACAAAGAGTGTGAACTCCATATAGAAGAACACATCCCTACTGAATGTGAACATATACTGTCCCCTCCCTAGCGAGCCAGATCGACTTCGCCACTCACTGTGAATTGAAGACCGACGTAGTTATCTTGTCGGTCACTGTATCGATCCGGCGTTGCACCAGTAGTGAACCAGGTCTGACGACCAACGAGTTCCAATGACCAGTTACCCCAAACCAAGCTATCGTGTGGCAGCTTACCGTACGTTCCAAGTGAAGCCTCAGCATACGTTTGGTTATTCCACCACTGCTCATTATTGTCTGGAGCTTCCACAAACCCAAACTTCAAGCCCGGGCCAGCTTCGACATCTTCAGCAATACCCCAGAGAGCACGCTGTCTCACATGACCACGGATCAGTGGACCGGCCTTGCCAAACGGCTGACCAGAGGCTGGATTGATTGCTGGATTATCAGCTTCATCAAATGGAAGCGTCATTTTAACGTAGAAGTTAAAGGGTGCACGAAAATCTTTCCGTACCGATCTTTCTTGCTCAGGCACATCAATCGTACCTGCCCACTTCTGCCGATATTCGCTCAACAGATCGCGAAATGCTCTGCGTTCAGCGTCATCAGAAAGCCCCCAGTCAATAACAACCGTATTGGAAGCCTTTCCGACTGGCACTTGACCAAAGTAGAACGTGATCATCTCGACCCGCGGAAAATCAGTATGAATTGATTCCAACATCTTCCGGAACCACGCCACCTTCTTTCCGCCAGTACACTGACCAGAGGTCGACACCTCCGCAATATTGATCGGACCGGCGACACCTCGACGAATGAGCTCGTTGTAGATTGGACGAAACTCGTACTGAAACGAACGTTCGTACCTATACTTCGGCGCAGTACCACATCGATTGTACGTCGAAATGGCTGTGGCGGGCATAAAGCGGTTTATTTGAGCGACATACCGATCACCATCTTTTAAAACCCCTTCACCTCCTGCGTCAGTGCGATTGTAGTTCACCTCGTAGTAGCGCACGTTCACCTTTTCTCGTTCGAAAATGGAGACTATGTGACTCTCTGCTGCTACCGCCAGTTCTGGAGTGTTCCCCGTTGCGTACATGCCCCAGGGATACCAGTTGCCATTGAGCTCATGCATAACACGAAGCGCCGCCAGCTGCCGACCGTCTTTCTTGATTTTGGCCGACAGCTCATACAGCGCTTCGTCGTACACACCAGTAAGCACTTGCCAGTGTATCCCAGCAACTTCATTACCAAGGCTCGTCGCCTCGCTTGAACCGACAGTAGACGTAACACCATCATCAACGATGACAGTGAGGACCACTTCGTAACCATGATCAAGATACTCGCGCCGCACCCATTCGTAGGGATTAGCTCGGTTCTCATCCGACATAAGCTTGTAGTACAGGGTGGCACAGGTGATCCCCACCTCTGTCATTCGCTGCTTGTGCTCTGTCGCACTCCACATATCATCCTTGCCAAGACAAAACTCCCGTTTTGCCTGAGAAGGTGCCGCAGTGGAAACGCCCGACAAGACTAGCGAACACAGCAGTAACCACCACACATGTTTTCTGATCATTTGTCTGATCTCCTTTTCAAAGGACTATGAAAAACACAGCCGGCCCAAGGGGCCGGCCACTCCTGTGCCTAAAGTACAATAGAATTATTACTATGTAAAGCTATTCGTTTGGAGGAGATTCGACTACTTCTTCTGGGTTTTCGTTTGCTGTTTCTTCCGCACTGACCTCGTCAGCTGGAAGAGGTTCGTTTGGTACTTCCTCCTCAATAACCTCCTCCTGCTCATCAGACACAGCTTCGTCTTCAGAGTCTCCTGAAACCTCTTCGTCGTCTTCAATCACTTCATCTGTAGTGGTCGAAGTGTCTTCCAAAACCTCTTCCGTACCAGCAGCAGATGTCGTCGCAGTCTCTTCGTCTGTTGGAAGCACGCCAACTGGCTCAACCACCTTGTCTTCGTCATCTTCTTCAACTGGTTGTTGTTCAACTCCCAACTCAGCTTCTACTTCAGCCAATCTCTCTTCAAGCTCGGCAATACGCTGCTGGTTGCCAGTCACAGTCTGCCAGATCTCTTGAATAGCAGTTACCACTGCCGCCAAGATCGGCCTCGTTGAAAGAGTTTTGTAGCCATCAGGATTTTCTCCCACTGCTTCTGGCAGGAAGTCTTCTATGTTTTGTGCCGAGAATCCAGCATAGATGGTGGTTTGATCATAGCCACTTTTTTCGTTCCAACTGTAACGAATTGGCCTGATACTGAGTATTTCGTCGAGCCCAGCTTCGTATGCCCCTAGAATATTCTTAAGTCGTTCGTCGGAACTGACTGTCACATTACCGACTGCGTCAGTTTCAAGCGTACCGCCAACAATACCCGCAAAACGCACACCACTGGCTACAGTAAGCATAGCTGTTGGACTAGTGGTACCAATCCCAACATACCCGTTGGTATCGATAGTGAGACGCGAGGTGTTGTTGGTCTGGAAGCGTAACTGATGATTTGAGAAGGTGCCAAAGAAGCCTTGGAAGTCTTCCGCACGCATATCGAAGATCACGTCGTTGGTCGTATCACGGAAGCGAGCTCCGGCGCCGGCCGGCGCTACGATATTCAAAAGTCGACTATCAGTACTGCTACCGATGTTGATCTGCCCATCGTAGATCAAGCCGCCGATCGTACTCGAAGCCACCCACTTGTTGTGATAGAGCGGCGGCGGGGTTTCGGTCACACCATCCTCACCAACCTTCACGATCGATCCTTCTTCGATTATAAAATTATCATTACCACCATCGTCGCTGTACGCTTCGTTCATACCCCAAAGCTGCCCTTCGACTTTTACATATGACGCATTTGAGACACGCACGCCAGTCAATGGTGCAACTGGCGGATTGCTACTGTCGTCTTCACCAATAATCTGCGAAAGGCCGTTGATAAAGACAGGCGCAACTTGTG
Above is a window of Candidatus Nomurabacteria bacterium DNA encoding:
- the acs gene encoding acetate--CoA ligase, encoding MNFAQRTTRLDQEKYQEMYQRSITDPEGFWSEQAEELLVWDTKWDTVFTHDVEQGRVRWFDGGTLNVSYNCIDRHVEAGMGARVAYYWEGNEGQRIDITYQQLLEEVSRFANLLKSRGVTKGDRVCIYMPMIPEAVYAMLACARIGAVHTVVFGGFSAEALQSRIHDAACVAVITADYVKRGPKQNPLQANVDAILPDCPTVHTTVVVQIGSEPLVLGDTSVDYRAEIMKQDVVCEPESMEAEDPLFILYTSGSTGKPKGVLHTTGGYLLYAAMTHRYTFDYQPDDVYWCAADVGWITGHTYMVYGPLCNGATSVLFEGVPTYPDASRYWEVIDKYSVTTFYSTPTAIRMLMGQGDEFVTKTSRQSLQILGTVGEPINPEAWHWYHDVVGRGQCYIVDTWWQTETGGHALTPIPGTVDPKPGAAMQPFFGIQPVIVDADGNELTGECEGILLLKGSWPGQMRDLFNDHERYLEVYFSQYPGYYLPGDGVRRDADGHLWISGRIDDVMNISGRLIGTAEVESALVLHPDIVEAAAVTIPHPVKGCSMCVFVCPTASATITEETYVELGDLVKKQVGSFARPDQIVAVAALPKTRSGKIMRRIVRKIANKEYDALGDVSTLMNPESVTDLIEIVKKL
- a CDS encoding acyltransferase, with amino-acid sequence MRAASLKYIPYIDGLRAIAVIAVILFHMYPDHFQGGYLGVDIFFVISGYVITQSLYKGYLENGRVDLKKFYVRRFKRLYPALLCMLLGTTVLYLFFGFLWDTNLFVKSAVSSVFALSNVYFLFRGDEYFHQDLINPLLHTWSLGVEEQFYVLYPLLLIGILWWVRQRKLAIHTAGFIIAGVACVFFLISTYYADELIGAFYSPVARFWELGVGCALFFLREKLEQYAIPNYFAAAGLTIIGILQFFPEARFGLQLEIFFAVLSVVFIILAGGTAFLNQRVLGNRVVLYVGKISYSLYLWHLPVIYFAGLYLDAVAFVLVATVATVAAAVLSYHLVETPLRYSSGLEKFLSALVSRWKLIMVTAATIVVFSLTQVDMIRLQVNTALNDFSHTSKSINYIERTLSLGDRVQPAQTFFGRSVTVCGYGDTTSDLNRYGLREECFVAGQQGDSTLLYLTGDSHATHFIPMFEESRVVDAFYFDGFPRVPLTSEFVAGSDVIQARASEVNRVSESFETVYYVTSLHIDQQPQYAQVLEKSVREYIERFDPAVELIFIAPTPVFASGPQSCALLGRHCELSKTDDLARAAFIRDLYAEVAREYANVSIFDPYEYICPGSVCRKYVSEEDLLVIMDDDHISKEMAARLADTFDAWMMDTFAVAQKED
- the mutM gene encoding bifunctional DNA-formamidopyrimidine glycosylase/DNA-(apurinic or apyrimidinic site) lyase; the encoded protein is MPELPEVETVRLQLLRKVVGKTIDSVEVFHNKTVSHDVEIEDRLRGKTIEHIDRVGKLMIFSFVSEEDLFLLAHLKMTGQFFYVGKDAAVTGGGHSMTAADMNLPMKHTRVAFHFTDHTTLYFNDMRLFGYTKVVDRAEMERARNGFGPEPISDDFDCAWFADRLRRRKTSVKAALLDQSFIAGLGNIYVDEALWRAQVRPTRRADKVTKKAAVALCRAAGDVMKESIAVGGTTFQHFKDTGGENGNFTDYLKVFGQHGTKCPRCGTLIKKIRCAGRGTHYCPGCQK
- a CDS encoding DUF2061 domain-containing protein — its product is MKDSRIRSFVKGITWRFIATGTGAGITYFLTGSHELAASFIVLDVVLKLLFYYGHERAWGRVAWGRASVKVD
- the ung gene encoding uracil-DNA glycosylase — protein: MEVKIEPSWKAALKEEFEKPYFADLSQKVKEAYLSKAIYPAPKNVFNAFTLCPFDQVKVVILGQDPYHGPGQAHGLSFSVQDDVKIPPSLQNIYKEIKADIGTSVPESGNLERWAKQGVLLLNATLTVEQSKPGSHQGLGWEQFTDSVIKTISDQKEHVVFLLWGNFARSKAALIDTTKHLVLEAPHPSPFSAHSGFFGCKHFSKTNEYLEKQKLSPIDW
- a CDS encoding glycosyltransferase, whose translation is MFTFSRDVFFYMEFTLFVSMFLLVSLIVIPRQILGWWAHRKLARGELFMQYPMQKSAGGVTHFMPVYLEDHAVMHESLRLMCASYEKWTDKYAIVCIIDAADIYPEEGIELAKIAKQYDAHVFMTNARSKRKNLRNGVRWAKDPEAKGKVLEAAVEWAKDRGLLYEFSAFHDSDTVPTTPNDDIVGELLRPFADPKIGGVTTAQRIRNPDTPLLQVLDWLEDSRIGSSMAAGTLFGQVGCLPGRLYMIRSEIIVGWMDQLVEHYWNVPFLKSTFPFVGMRRVQLHAGDDREMTLRVEQLGYHTVMNPRATVVTSMPKRLRQINRIFRRWATSSQWLTFISTKYSWFRKQWFVMYQYYTDLLLTLITVFLVGRWFWLLFFSEREPLMPLFFLIVFSFLGTMLTFGSRQLWHLVRHPRRLMVLPMFVVLVTWWQFIRFQALFTPGRISVWGSRKGADESKGEVWFIPFEEFVCPA